From a region of the Rathayibacter sp. VKM Ac-2804 genome:
- a CDS encoding alpha/beta hydrolase, translated as MTTRAPETRTALLLHGLGGASGTWWRVAAALTAAGWSVTAPDLRGHGTGRRGGSSRHDDYADDALALRAPGGAWDLVVGHSLGGAVAVRAAARDTGWARRLVLLDPVLRLEESERAGVRAGEVAALAVTADELAAAEPHWDERDRAEKLRAAHAADPAAVAATIDDNEPWDLLADVPTLRAPVLVLGGDPQVFTMFPPSVAARVLQGNPRVRYAVVAGAGHSPQRDRPAETLAMLREWAESDATA; from the coding sequence ATGACGACGCGAGCCCCGGAGACGAGAACCGCCCTCCTCCTGCACGGACTCGGCGGGGCCTCCGGCACCTGGTGGCGGGTCGCCGCGGCGCTGACCGCCGCCGGCTGGAGCGTGACGGCCCCGGATCTGCGCGGTCACGGCACCGGTCGCCGCGGCGGCTCCTCCCGGCACGACGACTACGCCGACGACGCGCTCGCCCTGCGCGCGCCCGGCGGGGCCTGGGACCTGGTCGTCGGCCACTCCCTGGGCGGGGCCGTGGCGGTGCGGGCGGCGGCGCGCGACACCGGCTGGGCGCGGCGGCTGGTGCTCCTCGATCCGGTGCTGCGCCTCGAGGAGTCGGAGCGGGCGGGGGTCCGGGCCGGCGAGGTCGCCGCCCTCGCGGTCACCGCGGACGAGCTCGCGGCGGCCGAGCCGCACTGGGACGAGCGCGATCGGGCCGAGAAGCTCCGGGCCGCGCACGCCGCCGATCCGGCCGCCGTCGCCGCGACGATCGACGACAACGAGCCGTGGGATCTGCTGGCCGACGTGCCGACGCTCCGGGCGCCCGTGCTGGTGCTCGGCGGCGACCCGCAGGTGTTCACGATGTTCCCGCCGTCCGTCGCCGCGCGGGTCCTCCAGGGCAATCCGCGCGTGCGCTACGCGGTGGTCGCGGGCGCCGGCCACAGTCCGCAGCGCGACCGCCCCGCCGAGACGCTGGCGATGCTCCGCGAGTGGGCCGAGAGCGACGCCACGGCCTGA
- a CDS encoding M28 family peptidase, which yields MIGAGALVAGFAFAPAASAAEPADFADTVTVDGIMTHLEAFQAIADANDGNRAIGTEGYELSGQYVEAVLKAAGYTTERQDFTTTTQTIDEFSLTTTPAVEGIPMSFTPSTPEGGVTGELIQPVDPLGCDADAWAGLDATGKVALVSRGTCSFSEKSAAAGAAGASAVIIYNNAPGEPLNGTLGAPDDSYIPSVGVTLEEGQSLIAALPTTATLVLEQTTTDTDTFNIITETPGGDHDNVVMLGAHLDGVPEGPGINDNGSGSATLLETAVQLADAGETTNAVRFAWWGAEEVGLVGSYTYVDSLSEEEAGDIATYLNFDMVASPNYVVSVYDANESTYEAPVEVPAGSIATEKAFTDYFDSIDQPWIDTAFDGRSDYDGFISAGIPASGLFTGADDIKTEEEAALFGGTVGIPHDPNYHSAGDDLANINQEALGITSKAIAFVTASFAEDTSAIDAEKDPTTPEPEPSTPPFVLPTKEQVLGLIAAGLSPREIAAELGITEAIARPYVQQIIDRYGITDRASAERLIREYLADRGVLIGG from the coding sequence ATGATCGGCGCCGGCGCGCTGGTCGCCGGCTTCGCCTTCGCTCCCGCAGCGAGCGCCGCCGAGCCCGCCGACTTCGCCGACACGGTGACGGTCGACGGCATCATGACCCACCTCGAGGCCTTCCAGGCGATCGCGGACGCCAACGACGGCAACCGCGCGATCGGCACCGAGGGCTACGAGCTCAGCGGCCAGTACGTCGAGGCCGTGCTGAAGGCCGCCGGCTACACCACCGAGCGCCAGGACTTCACCACCACCACCCAGACGATCGACGAGTTCTCGCTGACCACGACCCCCGCGGTCGAGGGCATCCCGATGTCGTTCACCCCCTCGACTCCCGAGGGCGGTGTCACGGGCGAGCTGATCCAGCCGGTCGACCCGCTGGGCTGCGACGCCGACGCCTGGGCCGGACTCGACGCGACGGGCAAGGTCGCCCTGGTCAGCCGCGGCACGTGCAGCTTCTCGGAGAAGTCTGCCGCTGCCGGCGCCGCCGGGGCCTCCGCCGTGATCATCTACAACAACGCTCCCGGCGAGCCGCTGAACGGCACGCTCGGCGCACCCGACGACAGCTACATCCCCTCCGTCGGCGTCACCCTCGAGGAGGGCCAGTCGCTGATCGCTGCGCTGCCGACGACGGCGACGCTCGTCCTCGAGCAGACGACCACCGACACCGACACCTTCAACATCATCACCGAGACCCCGGGCGGCGACCACGACAACGTGGTCATGCTCGGCGCACACCTCGACGGTGTGCCCGAGGGCCCCGGCATCAACGACAACGGCTCCGGATCGGCGACGCTCCTCGAGACCGCCGTGCAGCTCGCTGACGCGGGCGAGACGACCAACGCCGTGCGCTTCGCCTGGTGGGGCGCCGAGGAGGTCGGGCTCGTAGGCTCGTACACCTACGTCGACTCGCTCTCCGAGGAGGAGGCCGGCGACATCGCGACCTACCTGAACTTCGACATGGTCGCCTCGCCGAACTACGTCGTCTCGGTCTACGACGCGAACGAGTCCACCTACGAGGCTCCGGTCGAGGTGCCCGCGGGCTCCATCGCCACCGAGAAGGCGTTCACGGACTACTTCGACTCGATCGACCAGCCCTGGATCGACACCGCGTTCGACGGCCGCAGCGACTACGACGGCTTCATCTCCGCCGGCATCCCGGCCTCGGGCCTGTTCACGGGAGCGGACGACATCAAAACCGAGGAGGAAGCCGCGCTCTTCGGCGGCACCGTCGGCATCCCGCACGACCCGAACTACCACTCGGCCGGCGACGACCTGGCGAACATCAACCAGGAGGCGCTCGGCATCACCTCGAAGGCGATCGCCTTCGTGACGGCCTCGTTCGCCGAGGACACCTCCGCGATCGACGCCGAGAAGGACCCGACCACGCCGGAGCCGGAGCCCAGCACCCCGCCGTTCGTGCTCCCCACCAAGGAGCAGGTCCTCGGACTGATCGCCGCCGGCCTCTCGCCGCGCGAGATCGCGGCCGAGCTCGGCATCACCGAGGCGATCGCCCGCCCCTACGTGCAGCAGATCATCGACCGCTACGGCATCACCGACCGGGCGAGCGCTGAGCGCCTGATCCGCGAGTACCTCGCCGACCGCGGCGTGCTCATCGGCGGCTAG
- a CDS encoding HEAT repeat domain-containing protein: MTDENRPADRLRAALTAPDASSRLQAAMTAGTRPADEYAKVLVARCAVEPDFGVREMLTWALTRHEPGVTVDLLLPELESETPQARSQALHTLSKVGDPRAFPAITPALLHDEHPAVAHAAWRTAAGLAPEPERPALARQLAEHLGERDRPDQRALTRALLMLGDAATPVLEVAARSEEDARRFHALATLRLLADPDEDVEEAFARARRG; the protein is encoded by the coding sequence ATGACTGACGAGAACCGGCCCGCCGACAGGCTCCGCGCCGCCCTGACCGCTCCCGACGCGTCGTCCCGGCTGCAGGCCGCGATGACCGCGGGCACCCGACCCGCCGACGAGTACGCCAAGGTGCTGGTGGCGCGCTGCGCGGTGGAGCCCGACTTCGGGGTCCGCGAGATGCTCACCTGGGCCCTCACCCGGCACGAGCCCGGCGTCACCGTCGACCTGCTGCTGCCCGAGCTCGAGTCCGAGACTCCGCAGGCCCGCAGCCAGGCGCTGCACACGCTGTCGAAGGTGGGCGACCCGCGCGCGTTCCCGGCGATCACGCCCGCGCTGCTGCACGACGAGCACCCCGCGGTCGCGCACGCGGCCTGGCGCACCGCCGCAGGGCTCGCCCCGGAGCCCGAGCGGCCCGCCCTCGCCCGGCAGCTCGCGGAGCACCTCGGCGAGCGGGACCGCCCGGACCAGCGCGCCCTCACCCGCGCCCTGCTGATGCTCGGCGACGCCGCGACCCCCGTCCTCGAGGTGGCCGCGCGGTCGGAGGAGGACGCCCGCCGCTTCCACGCCCTGGCGACCCTCCGCCTCCTCGCCGACCCGGACGAGGACGTCGAGGAGGCCTTCGCCCGCGCCCGCCGCGGCTGA
- a CDS encoding Ku protein, producing MRAIWKGAITFGLVNVPVKIYSATEDHDVPLHQVHDKDGGRIRYQRKCEICGEVVTFDHIDKAYDDGERTVVLTKDELKALPEERDREIDVVQFVPSEQVDPIMFDRAYILEPDSSSPKAYVLLRRTLEETDRTAIVEFALRQKTRLAALRVRGKLLMLQTLLWADEVREVEFPSLEGTTRIAARELEMSSHLVDSYSEDFDASKFQDSYQAELRTLIDAKIEQGDALDTSATFGEKPEEEGGGEVLDLMEALKRSVERSRGAKAGASADSEEKAPAKKRATRKKADDDEDAAAEDDAAPKKTAAKKTTAKKTAAKKSADDEKTAPKKIAPKKKPAAKKTAAEQDDAATEKAAS from the coding sequence ATGCGAGCCATCTGGAAGGGCGCGATCACCTTCGGCCTGGTCAACGTGCCGGTGAAGATCTACAGCGCGACCGAGGACCACGACGTCCCCCTGCACCAGGTGCACGACAAGGACGGCGGCCGGATCCGGTACCAGCGCAAGTGCGAGATCTGCGGCGAGGTCGTCACCTTCGACCACATCGACAAGGCCTACGACGACGGCGAGCGCACGGTCGTGCTCACCAAGGACGAGCTGAAGGCGCTGCCGGAGGAGCGCGACCGGGAGATCGACGTCGTGCAGTTCGTGCCGAGCGAGCAGGTCGACCCGATCATGTTCGACCGCGCCTACATCCTCGAGCCCGACTCCTCCTCCCCCAAGGCCTACGTGCTGCTGCGCCGCACCCTCGAGGAGACCGACCGCACCGCCATCGTCGAGTTCGCGCTCCGGCAGAAGACCCGCCTCGCGGCGCTGCGGGTGCGCGGCAAGCTGCTGATGCTGCAGACGCTGCTCTGGGCGGACGAGGTCCGCGAGGTCGAGTTCCCGTCGCTCGAGGGCACCACCCGGATCGCGGCCCGCGAGCTGGAGATGTCCTCGCACCTGGTCGACTCCTACTCGGAGGACTTCGACGCGTCGAAGTTCCAGGACTCGTATCAGGCCGAGCTGCGCACCCTCATCGACGCGAAGATCGAGCAGGGCGACGCCCTCGACACCTCCGCCACCTTCGGCGAGAAGCCCGAGGAGGAGGGCGGTGGCGAGGTGCTCGACCTGATGGAGGCGCTGAAGCGCTCGGTCGAGCGCAGCCGCGGGGCGAAGGCGGGGGCGTCCGCGGACTCCGAGGAGAAGGCGCCGGCGAAGAAGCGGGCGACGAGGAAGAAGGCGGACGACGACGAGGACGCCGCCGCCGAGGACGACGCGGCGCCGAAGAAGACCGCGGCCAAGAAGACGACGGCGAAGAAGACCGCTGCGAAGAAGAGCGCCGACGACGAGAAGACCGCGCCGAAGAAGATCGCTCCGAAGAAGAAGCCTGCCGCGAAGAAGACGGCCGCCGAGCAGGACGACGCGGCGACCGAGAAGGCCGCGTCCTGA
- a CDS encoding ExeM/NucH family extracellular endonuclease, whose translation MPDSPDLLAQRPRARAPRRGLALAALAGLALVASPLVATPAAAAPSGDELVISEVFARGGSAGATYTNRFVELYNPTGADVALSGLSLQYRSATGTANPTTTVALTGTVPAEGHFLIAGASNGTNGAPLPAADQTANGLNIAAAGGTLFLVEGTATLVAPPTGTAEQPEAVLDLLGYGTSNTFEAAAATAPTLTESIARADTATGDTDSNAADFTVGAMTPEAAGGSAPEPTPAPTGTATPTATPTAPPTTPPTTPPTTAPTVSIAEIQGTGAASPLVGQTVTTTGVVTARYATGGYNGYVIQTAGTGAQTTGRTASDAVFVYSSASVGAVAIGDNLRITGAVSEFNGLTELTPTSAATVEKLGTPAVAPIPAAVGLPRTVEERETLESMLIAPQGAFTVTDTFDLNSFGSVGLAAGDSPLLTPTEVARPGTPELAAIVADNAARAIVLDDGASINFLGAAANKAIPLPYLTPTEPIRVGAPATFTTPVVLDYRNGGWSFQPTTQLTVENAATVQPATFANTREAAPEAVGGDLSIASFNVLNYFSTTGDSITGCTFYTDRDGDPVTVNSGCDARGAANADDLERQQAKIVTAINTLGAGVVSLEEIENSAKFGKPRDEALATLTAALNTAAGSELWAYVPSPAALPALADEDVIRTAFIYKKAVIEPVGESVILNDGVAFSNARKPLAQEFRLIGDSASEFVAIVNHFKSKGSGSGVDADQGDGQGASNASRVNQATALVAFADRLKTEKATDLVYLLGDFNAYSQEDPIQVLRDAGYVDQGAKDGKYSYSFDGAVGSLDHVFASPAADATVTGVDTWNINSGESVALEYSRYDYNATIFYDTSAYRSSDHDPVVVGLDLPETAPATVIDVATSAKTTRLAVLRTLTVTAVNNGPEAVAIEISTPYGTRTKSSVKPGQSFTTSYLTVLRPIKAGTATIEVTAKDGTERTYQQAYSAR comes from the coding sequence ATGCCCGACTCCCCCGACCTCCTCGCGCAGAGGCCCCGCGCCCGCGCACCACGGAGAGGCCTCGCGCTCGCGGCCCTCGCCGGCCTGGCCCTCGTCGCGTCGCCGCTGGTCGCGACTCCCGCCGCCGCTGCTCCGAGCGGCGACGAGCTGGTCATCAGCGAGGTCTTCGCCCGCGGCGGCTCGGCCGGCGCGACCTACACCAACCGCTTCGTCGAGCTCTACAACCCGACCGGCGCCGACGTCGCTCTCTCGGGCCTCTCGCTGCAGTACCGCTCGGCCACCGGCACGGCGAACCCGACGACGACCGTCGCGCTCACCGGCACCGTCCCCGCCGAGGGCCACTTCCTGATCGCCGGCGCGAGCAACGGCACGAATGGCGCGCCGCTCCCCGCCGCCGACCAGACCGCGAACGGCCTCAACATCGCGGCCGCGGGCGGCACGCTCTTCCTGGTCGAGGGCACCGCGACCCTCGTCGCCCCGCCGACCGGCACCGCCGAGCAGCCCGAGGCGGTCCTCGACCTCCTCGGCTACGGCACCTCGAACACCTTCGAGGCGGCGGCGGCCACCGCGCCCACCCTCACCGAGTCGATCGCCCGCGCCGACACCGCGACCGGCGACACCGACTCCAATGCCGCCGACTTCACCGTCGGCGCGATGACGCCCGAGGCCGCCGGCGGCAGCGCCCCGGAGCCGACGCCGGCGCCGACCGGGACGGCGACCCCCACGGCGACCCCGACCGCCCCGCCGACCACTCCGCCGACGACGCCGCCGACCACCGCGCCGACCGTCTCGATCGCCGAGATCCAGGGCACCGGAGCCGCCTCCCCGCTCGTCGGGCAGACCGTCACCACCACCGGTGTCGTCACCGCGCGCTACGCGACCGGCGGCTACAACGGCTACGTGATCCAGACCGCCGGCACCGGCGCGCAGACCACCGGCCGCACCGCCTCCGACGCCGTCTTCGTCTACTCCTCCGCCTCGGTCGGCGCCGTCGCGATCGGCGACAACCTGCGCATCACCGGCGCCGTCAGCGAGTTCAACGGCCTCACCGAGCTCACCCCGACCTCGGCCGCGACCGTCGAGAAGCTCGGCACCCCCGCCGTCGCGCCGATCCCCGCCGCCGTGGGCCTCCCCCGCACCGTCGAGGAGCGCGAGACGCTCGAGAGCATGCTGATCGCCCCGCAGGGCGCCTTCACCGTGACCGACACCTTCGACCTCAACAGCTTCGGCTCCGTCGGCCTCGCCGCCGGCGACTCGCCGCTGCTGACCCCGACCGAGGTCGCCCGCCCCGGAACGCCCGAGCTGGCCGCGATCGTCGCCGACAACGCCGCCCGCGCGATCGTCCTCGACGACGGCGCCTCGATCAACTTCCTCGGCGCGGCCGCGAACAAGGCGATCCCGCTGCCCTACCTCACCCCGACCGAGCCGATCCGCGTGGGCGCCCCGGCGACCTTCACGACCCCGGTCGTCCTCGACTACCGCAACGGCGGCTGGTCCTTCCAGCCGACGACCCAGCTGACCGTCGAGAACGCTGCGACCGTGCAGCCCGCGACCTTCGCGAACACCCGCGAGGCGGCCCCCGAGGCCGTCGGCGGCGACCTCTCGATCGCGTCCTTCAACGTGCTGAACTACTTCTCCACCACGGGTGACTCGATCACCGGCTGCACCTTCTACACCGACCGCGACGGCGACCCCGTCACGGTCAACAGCGGCTGCGACGCCCGCGGCGCCGCGAACGCGGACGACCTCGAGCGCCAGCAGGCCAAGATCGTCACCGCGATCAACACCCTCGGCGCCGGCGTCGTCTCCCTCGAGGAGATCGAGAACTCGGCGAAGTTCGGCAAGCCGCGCGACGAGGCCCTCGCCACCCTGACCGCCGCGCTCAACACCGCCGCCGGCTCGGAGCTGTGGGCCTACGTGCCCTCGCCCGCCGCCCTCCCCGCGCTCGCGGACGAGGACGTCATCCGCACCGCGTTCATCTACAAGAAGGCCGTCATCGAGCCGGTCGGCGAGTCCGTCATCCTGAACGACGGCGTCGCCTTCTCGAACGCCCGCAAGCCGCTCGCCCAGGAGTTCCGCCTGATCGGCGACAGCGCCAGCGAGTTCGTCGCGATCGTGAACCACTTCAAGTCGAAGGGCTCCGGCTCCGGAGTCGACGCCGACCAGGGCGACGGCCAGGGCGCCTCGAACGCCTCCCGCGTCAACCAGGCCACCGCGCTCGTCGCGTTCGCCGACCGCCTGAAGACCGAGAAGGCCACGGACCTCGTCTACCTGCTCGGCGACTTCAACGCCTACTCGCAGGAGGACCCGATCCAGGTCCTCCGCGATGCCGGCTACGTCGACCAGGGCGCGAAGGACGGGAAGTACTCCTACTCCTTCGACGGCGCGGTCGGCTCGCTCGATCACGTCTTCGCCTCCCCGGCGGCCGACGCGACCGTGACCGGTGTCGACACCTGGAACATCAACAGCGGGGAGTCGGTGGCGCTGGAGTACAGCCGCTACGACTACAACGCGACGATCTTCTACGACACCTCGGCCTACCGCTCGAGCGACCACGACCCGGTCGTCGTCGGGCTGGACCTGCCCGAGACCGCTCCGGCGACCGTGATCGACGTCGCGACCAGCGCGAAGACCACGCGCCTCGCCGTGCTCCGCACGCTGACGGTCACGGCCGTCAACAACGGCCCCGAGGCGGTCGCGATCGAGATCTCGACGCCCTACGGCACGCGGACGAAGAGCTCGGTGAAGCCCGGCCAGTCGTTCACGACCTCCTACCTCACGGTGCTCCGCCCGATCAAGGCCGGCACCGCGACGATCGAGGTCACCGCGAAGGACGGCACGGAGCGCACGTACCAGCAGGCGTACAGCGCCCGCTAG
- a CDS encoding DNA-formamidopyrimidine glycosylase family protein, translating to MPEGDSVHRLAARLRRAADGRTVADGELRSGDAAGSSLEGLRILEHDTHGKHLLTRFSDGLTLHTHLRMQGSWTVTSPGRSVPRGVQKDVRVRLRLDDGVALWGIDLPVVELLPTRDEAQAIGHLGPDPLRADWSAEEAVARLSRVPERPVVAALLDQRLMAGLGNLWANEVCFLRGLYPWRPVGTVDVRALVATAARGLRASVTVPGMFQTTTGDTRRGERHWVAGRAGRPCLRCGTTVLVRAEVRDDPEQRRTWWCPHCQPEPADSGQ from the coding sequence ATGCCCGAGGGAGACAGCGTCCACCGTCTCGCCGCCCGCCTGAGGCGAGCGGCGGACGGCCGGACCGTCGCGGACGGCGAGCTGCGCTCGGGCGACGCGGCCGGCAGCTCGCTCGAGGGTCTGCGGATCCTCGAGCACGACACCCACGGCAAGCACCTGCTCACCCGCTTCTCCGATGGTCTGACCCTGCACACCCACCTGCGGATGCAGGGGTCCTGGACGGTCACCTCGCCCGGGCGCTCCGTGCCGCGGGGCGTGCAGAAGGACGTCCGCGTCCGGCTCCGGCTCGACGACGGGGTCGCCCTCTGGGGCATCGACCTCCCCGTCGTCGAGCTGCTGCCCACCCGCGACGAGGCGCAGGCGATCGGCCACCTCGGTCCCGACCCGCTCCGCGCCGACTGGAGCGCGGAGGAGGCGGTCGCCCGCCTGTCCCGCGTGCCCGAGCGGCCGGTCGTCGCCGCCCTGCTCGACCAGCGCCTGATGGCGGGGCTCGGCAACCTCTGGGCGAACGAGGTCTGCTTCCTCCGCGGGCTCTACCCCTGGCGGCCCGTCGGCACCGTCGACGTCCGCGCCCTGGTCGCCACCGCCGCCCGGGGCCTGCGCGCGTCCGTCACGGTCCCCGGGATGTTCCAGACCACCACCGGTGACACGCGTCGCGGCGAGCGGCACTGGGTCGCGGGCCGCGCCGGCCGGCCGTGCCTGCGCTGCGGCACCACCGTCCTCGTCCGCGCCGAGGTCCGCGACGACCCGGAGCAGCGGCGCACCTGGTGGTGCCCGCACTGCCAGCCCGAACCCGCCGACTCCGGGCAGTGA
- a CDS encoding 2TM domain-containing protein: MSENVWGSPEPASRREEPATGVERSGTPPQPQEAAEPDVELARPEDIERAQAVKDLKRRRDFAGSVGGWMTVSAISTGVWFATGADGYFWPVWPMLGIGIGVASQAAALWGPAKKEITEADIAAQMRKRELRGR, from the coding sequence ATGAGCGAGAACGTCTGGGGATCGCCGGAGCCGGCGTCGCGGCGCGAGGAGCCGGCGACCGGGGTCGAGCGATCCGGCACGCCCCCGCAGCCGCAGGAGGCCGCCGAACCCGACGTCGAGCTCGCCCGCCCCGAGGACATCGAGCGGGCCCAGGCCGTCAAGGACCTCAAGCGCCGGCGCGACTTCGCCGGCTCGGTCGGCGGCTGGATGACCGTTTCCGCGATCAGCACCGGCGTCTGGTTCGCGACGGGCGCCGACGGCTACTTCTGGCCGGTCTGGCCGATGCTCGGCATCGGCATCGGCGTGGCCAGTCAGGCCGCCGCCCTCTGGGGCCCGGCCAAGAAGGAGATCACCGAGGCGGACATCGCCGCACAGATGCGCAAGCGCGAGCTGCGCGGCCGCTGA